Proteins from a genomic interval of Thamnophis elegans isolate rThaEle1 chromosome 2, rThaEle1.pri, whole genome shotgun sequence:
- the IP6K1 gene encoding inositol hexakisphosphate kinase 1: MCVCQTMEVGKHGKNATHTGSRGVLLEPFIHQVGGHSSMMRYDDHTVCKPLITREQRFYESLPPEMKEFTPEYKGVVSVCFEGDSDGYINLVAYPYVESEALEQDDIPERDQPRRKHSRRSLNKSGSGSEHKEEKAGLTSETLESIQDPKSVKSFHSDVPFQMLDGNSSFSSEKISFNPWSLRCHKQQLSLMRSESKERKLYKFLLLENVVHHFKFPCVLDLKMGTRQHGDDASEEKAARQMKKCAQSTSSTLGVRVCGMQVYQLNSGHYLCRNKYYGRGLSIEGFRSALCQYLHNGIELRKDLFDPILSKLQSLKAVLERQASYRFYSSSLLIIYDGKDNRCETYLERKAEMRLKQVDLSLAELQDVGSTESVSFQPKVDVRMIDFAHSTFKGFRDDPTVHDGPDMGYVFGLESLINIIGQMRDENQ, from the exons ATGTGTGTTTGTCAAACCATGGAGGTGGGGAAGCATGGCAAGAACGCAACCCACACAGGAAGCCGAGGGGTCCTGTTGGAGCCTTTCATCCATCAGGTGGGCGGCCACAGCAGCATGATGCGCTACGATGACCACACTGTATGCAAACCTCTCATAACCAGGGAACAACGCTTTTATGAATCTTTGCCTCCAGAAATGAAGGAATTCACACCGGAGTATAAAG GTGTAGTGTCTGTCTGCTTTGAGGGAGACAGTGATGGCTACATTAACCTGGTAGCATATCCATATGTGGAGAGTGAAGCCTTGGAGCAAGATGATATACCAGAGAGGGACCAGCCACGCCGTAAACACTCCCGCAGGAGCCTCAACAAATCAGGCAGTGGTAGTGAGCATAAGGAGGAGAAAGCAGGGCTCACTTCTGAGACCTTGGAAAG CATCCAGGACCCAAAGAGCGTCAAGAGCTTCCATTCAGATGTTCCATTTCAGATGCTAGATGGAAATAGTAGTTTTAGTTCTGAGAAGATCAGCTTCAATCCCTGGAGTTTGCGTTGCCACAAGCAACAACTGAGTCTCATGCGCTCAGAGTCTAAGGAACGAAAGCTCTACA AATTTCTTTTGCTGGAGAATGTGGTGCATCATTTCAAATTTCCCTGTGTGCTTGATTTGAAAATGGGGACCAGACAACATGGGGATGATGCCTCCGAGGAAAAGGCTGCTCGGCAGATGAAGAAGTGTGCACAGAGCACCTCATCTACACTAGGAGTCCGAGTTTGTGGAATGCAG GTCTATCAATTGAATTCAGGGCACTATTTGTGCAGGAACAAATATTATGGCAGAGGTCTTTCCATTGAGGGTTTTCGCAGTGCCCTTTGCCAGTACCTGCACAATGGCATAGAGCTACGAAAGGACCTTTTTGATCCCATCCTCAGCAAATTGCAGAGTCTAAAGGCTGTATTGGAGAGGCAAGCCTCTTATCGGTTCTATTCCAGCTCCTTGCTCATTATTTATGATGGGAAGGATAACCGATGTGAGACATACCTGGAACGCAAAGCAGAGATGCGCCTAAAACAAGTGGACCTCTCCCTTGCTGAATTACAAGATGTTGGCAGCACAGAATCCGTCTCCTTCCAGCCCAAGGTGGATGTACGTATGATTGACTTCGCACACAGCACATTCAAAGGCTTTCGGGATGACCCCACTGTACATGATGGCCCTGATATGGGATATGTGTTTGGACTAGAGAGCCTTATCAACATAATAGGACAGATGAGGGATGAGAATCAGTAG